The Nitrospirota bacterium sequence TCATCCCATTGCCGATTATAAAGCTTGCATGTATGTTTGACCATAAAGCCATAATTAGAGGCAACATCCAGTAAGAAAGGTCAAATCGGGCAAGATTGCCCTCATGTCCATGTTTTGCATGCTGTCTTAGACGGTCAAGTATTATAGCCACGACTATAGATAGACCGAAGGCTATGCCCTGAGACCTTTCAAAGGAATAAAAAAGCTGGATGGAAAACATCAATGAAGAAAAACTTGAAACGACAATGGCAGTCCATGGCTTAACGCCTTTCTCTATAAGCCATAGATAAAGGAAAAGCATTGGAAGTATGGTAAGAACATTTCTCAATATGACTATGCCTTTATAGCTTCCGATGGTGTATGTGACAAAGAAGATAATCTGTGAAAGCCAATGACCCCTGAGCCCTATCTTCTGACCTTCTCCGAGAGGCCTTGGTGTTGTATATGCAAACGGGTCTTCATCTGGGACCTCCCAGTTATTAAGAATATACTGCCCTGTTTTAAGGTGCCACCAGAGGTCAGGGTCGTTCAATGAGTAATTCATACTTATCGCAAACATATACCCAAAGAACAACACTGGCAGGAGTATCTTGAGGGTTATAATAACCCAGCGTGCCTTTTTAGCCTGTTTGTCTTCCATAGCTATCCTCAAACCTTATTATATCGTTTTCCCCAAGGTGTTCGCCACTTTGAATCTCGATAATCTTAAGCGGGATAAGACCCGGGTTTTCAAGACGATGTTTTGTAGCAGGCGGTATAAATGTGCTTTCGTTTTTGTGCACAAGGAAGACCTCTTGCCCTTTTTGAACCTTTGCCACCCCTGAAACCACTACCCAGTGCTCTGACCTGTGGTTGTGAAGCTGAAGGCTAAGCTTAGCCTTTGGCTTAAGGCATATATGTTTTATCTGGTAGTAGGGACCTTTTTCGAGGACAGAGAAATGTCCCCATGGCCTTTCCTCCACCTTTGGCGTAAGGTACTCCTCTTTGCCGTCTGCCTTTAGTTTTCCAACCAGTTCTTTGACCTGCTGAACCTTATCCTTGGGAACAATGAGGGTTGCATCCTGTGTGCCAACAACTGCCATGTCCCGAAGCCCAATTGCCGCAATAAGCCTCTCACCTCCAAACAGTATGGAGTCCCTGCATCCAACCTCTACTACATTGCCTGAAAGGACATTTCCTGCCTTGTCTTTATCTAAAACCTCATAGAGCGAAGACCAGCTTCCTATATCAGACCACTTAAAATCAGCTGTTACGACTATAACCCTCTTTGATTTCTCCATCACACCATAATCGATTGATTCCTCTTTTATCCATCGATAAGCCTTACCGAGGGCAGTGTCCTCTTGAGGGGTATTGAGGTAAGGGGATATTCCTGAGAAAGACTTATAAAGCTCTGGCATGTGTTTTTTAACCTCTACTATCATATCCTTTGCCCTGAATAGGAACATCCCGCTGTTCCAGTAATAGCCTTTGTCTTTGAGTAATGCCTTTGCCGTAAAGAGGTTAGGCTTTTCTACGAACTGCGATACATTATAGATATTGCCTTTTATAGCTCTACCTACCTTTATATATCCATAACCTGTCTCTGGCCTTGTGGGTTTTATGCCAAATGTAATTATATTGCCTCTTTCGGCAAATGGTATTGCCGACCTGACTGCGTTTCTAAATAGCTCTGCATTGCCAATATAATGGTCAGATGGAAGGACAAGCATCAGGGCTGATTTCGATTTCTTATAGAGCTTAAATGCGGCAAGGGAAATGGCAGGTGCAGTGTTTTTCCCTTCTGGCTCCATAACGCAATTTACCTCTGAAAGCATATCCCTTAACTGCCAGTCCACTATATCCCTCTGCCCAGCAGTTGTTATTATCATGATATTGGATGGAATTATCTCATCAGAGAGCCGATGAATCGTGTCCTGAAGAAGTGTCCTTTGTCCTA is a genomic window containing:
- a CDS encoding mannose-1-phosphate guanylyltransferase/mannose-6-phosphate isomerase; protein product: MVKGKQKPKRNLYAVIIAGGKGTRFWPLSREAFPKQFLRLIGQRTLLQDTIHRLSDEIIPSNIMIITTAGQRDIVDWQLRDMLSEVNCVMEPEGKNTAPAISLAAFKLYKKSKSALMLVLPSDHYIGNAELFRNAVRSAIPFAERGNIITFGIKPTRPETGYGYIKVGRAIKGNIYNVSQFVEKPNLFTAKALLKDKGYYWNSGMFLFRAKDMIVEVKKHMPELYKSFSGISPYLNTPQEDTALGKAYRWIKEESIDYGVMEKSKRVIVVTADFKWSDIGSWSSLYEVLDKDKAGNVLSGNVVEVGCRDSILFGGERLIAAIGLRDMAVVGTQDATLIVPKDKVQQVKELVGKLKADGKEEYLTPKVEERPWGHFSVLEKGPYYQIKHICLKPKAKLSLQLHNHRSEHWVVVSGVAKVQKGQEVFLVHKNESTFIPPATKHRLENPGLIPLKIIEIQSGEHLGENDIIRFEDSYGRQTG